DNA sequence from the Acidobacteriota bacterium genome:
AATACTGCCCGAGGTAAAAAGCGATCTTGATTCCGAACTCCGCACTCCGCATTCCGCAATAAAATGGCCTCGAATATTTCCACACAAGTCCTTACTGTTGCGAACATGCTGACCTTTCTGCGGATCGGCCTGATTCCCGTGTTTGCGATCCTACTCGTTTATCATCGCGAAGGCTGGGCGCTTATCGTTTTCACGATCGCCGGCGTTTCTGACGGCATCGATGGCTTTATCGCGCGGCGGATGAAGCAGGAATCGGAGCTCGGGACGATCATTGATCCCATCGCCGACAAACTGCTGATGACGACCGCTTTTGTGATGCTGACGCTATCGAGCGTGGTCGGCAACGAGCGGCATTTGCCAATACCGTTTTGGGTCACGGCGTGCGTCATCGGGCGCGATATCGGCATCATTACCATCGCCGGCACGATAAATGTCATGACCGGCTTTCGCGGATTCAAACCCTCGTGGCTCGGCAAGGCGAGTACCTTTGTTCAGGTACTCGGCGTCATCCTGATCATGATCGCCGCGGTGTTTCCACAGCTTCGCGGCTTTTATCTGCCGACGGTTTACACGACCGTTGCCTTTTTCGCGGTTGTTTCCGGCATTCACTACATCTTCCAGGTCGCTCGACTGAGGCGCGAAGAGGAAGCCGCCAAGGCCGCCGACTAGAATTTCGCTGGATCCGGCATCGGCGACAGCACCGCGAACTTGATAAACTCCGGCAGCCCTTCCTCGGTCTTCTTAGAGAATTTGTAAACCTGCGTGAGACGCTCTTTCCATTGAGCGGCGTTCGGGTTCTTCTCGGCTTCACCTTTCTTGAATGCTCGTGCGTACGCATCCATCATCAATTCGATGGCTTTAGTTATGCGGTCGTTAGCCGTTTTGAAGTCCGCATCGTTGATCGTTTTGGCGGCAACTTTGGCCTTCAGATCGGTCGAGAGTTTGGCGTAAACGTCTTCGTAATACGAGGCGATCAGATAGTACGGCAGCGAGCTTTCCTTGACCGGGGCGTTGAAAGTCGTGGCTTTGTAGATGTTTGCCGCCGCCTCTTTGTAGTCAGTGTCGATCACAATGTAGCCCGGAATGTAGTACATCCACGCGAGGGCCTCGTCCTTGTCCTTATATGGGGCAAAGGTCTTCGGCGTCGTGCCCGATTCGATCGCCTGAGCCGCACTTTTCGCGAAGCTGATCGTCTCATTTGCGTAGGTCTTGTTGCGGGTCGTTCCCAAGGAGTTGTAACCAGCGTGCGCCAGATTGATCATAACGCTGACATCGTCGGGGTGCTCCGCCAGAATATCTTTGCCCAGTGCAAAGGCATCGGCGGGCTTGTTTCCGTCCACTGCGGCGAAGAACGAATTCTCGCGATAACCCTCAACGAAAGCCTTGACCTGATTGACAGCCTTGTCTTTCCCGTCCTTATTGTCCTTCCCAAAGCGGGCGACAAAATCCTTCCCCAGCGGATACGCCTTCGCCATATCTTCGGGATTTTTGGTGGCAACCAGGGCGGCGATCTCCTTGAGTGCCTCGTCCTTCGACTTCGGTTTTTGGGCAGTGCCAACAGCGGTAAATAAGGCCGCGAACAGGAAAAGCAACGCAAAATTAGTACGGAATCTCATCGAATATTAAATCGTCTCCAGTTTTGTTCTGACAGCTTGGATTTTATCAAACACAGGTTCGTTTTTACTAAGCAAGCGAGCCAAACAGCTGGTGCGAAAAAACGCAGATAAGCGGATAAGGACCGCTCGGACGGCGGAATAATATGCCATAGCTTCGACCAGCGGATCTACCTGGTCCGGATGCAGGTCGTTCCCGCTCTTCGCGGCGAGAAAGACATTACTGCGACACGCTATCCGCAATGACAGTTGTCACAAGTTTCGCCCCGAAGTGCGTCAACGCCTTCTTTCGAGATTATCGGAACCATTATTAAAGCCGCGACCGGATCGGCCCACCACCAACCGAAGATCGCGTTGAGAAGCAGGCCGCCGAGCAAGATAGCCGAAAGATACGTGCAAAGATCGGTCTGGCGTGAATCCGCGTGCATAGCTTTGCTGTTCAGACTGGCGGCCACTTTTCGTTTCGCTCGCGCAAGCCAGGGCATGACAACCAGCGAGAGAGCGGCGATGCCGATTCCGGCATAGCTGGCTTCTGGAAGTTCGCGATAAGCCAGCGATTTCAAGGCATCGAAGCCAACGTAGGTCGCAAGGGCAAGAAAACTGATGCCCACGAGCCGCAGAGCTAGCTTTTCTCTGCGGTCACCCGCGACCAACCGCCAAAGGATTATCGCGCCCGACGAAACCTCTATGACCGAGTCAACGCCAAAGCCGACCAAGGCTATACTTCCAGCGAGGATTCCCGCTCCGACCGCAAGAATACCTTCAAGGGAATTCCAAATGATCGTCAGATACGCGAGGCGACGCCCGCGACTAATCATCTGACCGTTCCGGCGGTCGATTTCAAATGCCGTATCCATGGATTTAGTTTACCACTCTGTAGCGTATCGGAGTGGATACTGAGCGATTGCACCTCGTTCTTCGAATTCGGTTTCTGGGCACTGCCACTAGCGGTAACACGACTGCAACAGGAAAAGCAGCGCAAAATTAGTATGGAATCTCATCGAATATTAAATCGTCTCCATTTTTGATCTGACCGCTTGGATAGAGAGCCAAACAGCACATCCCTACAAAGCTAACTCGCCTCGTGTTAAAAATTGTTTACTGTGAACAAATACGCACTGCTGCGAAAAAATATCCGCGCATCTCCGCCCTGTTCCTGATCGCAGAGCTACATTTTGCGGGCAAAATACCGTCGTTTCTGATGGAACGGTAATTGCCAAGTTCGAATTGACCCCGCTTTGACAACTTCACGATCTTTCCGCGTACGCATACATCGGTTGGCCTCCCGCACAACGTTTTTCGATGCCGGTCATACGCAGTGTCTAAACAAGGAGGTTCAAAAATGGTCCCGAATATTCATAAGCTAAAGCTCATCGTTCTCGCCCTATTTATTCTCGGTTCCTTGATCATAGTTTTTACCGGCGACCGCTCGGCCACGGAGGTTGAGGCTCGCTCAAACGGTTCGCCAAATGCCCGCACGGGAGCTCCGAGTGAGCAAACGTGCACCAGCTGTCACAACTCAAATAGCGGCCCCGGAACGATCCAGATATTAGCACCCGCGACCTATACGCCGGGCCAAACTATTCAGATAACGGTCACGCAAGCCACGACCGACACCACGCGGAGAGCATGGGGATTTCAGCTCACGGCGCTCGATACGGCGACAAATTCGAAGGCAGGAACGCTCACCGCCACGACCTCCTTCACAGCGGTTGCAAATTCTTCGACGCGGCAGTATATGAACCAATCCGGAACCGGCGTATTTCGAGGGCAGGCAAACGGAGCAACCTGGACATTTAACTGGACAGCCCCGGCCGCAAGCGTCGGGCCGGTCAAATTCTACGCCGCCGGACTTCAAGCTGATAATCAGGACGATGATACAGGCGATCAGATGTTCCTAACGAACCTAACTCTCTCCCCGGGAGCCGCAGCAACGCCTACACCGACACCAACACCGTTGCCACCAACACCAACGCCAACGCCGACACCGTTGCCGCCAACGCCAACGCCAACGCCGACACCGACACCGCTGCCGCCAACGCCGACGCCGACGCCAACGCCGCTGCCGCCAACTCCAACTCCAACGCCACTACCGCCGACGCCGACACCAACGCCGACACCAATGCCGACGCCGACTCCAACGCCCGCCTGTTTGCCGAACGCGAACGCGCTTCAGGATGGCGGCTTTGAGTCGACTAATGCTTTTGTAAATCCGAGTTGGACGTCCGTCTCGACAACCGGTTCAACTCTCTGCAGCGGGGCGGGGTGCGGACTCGGGGCGGTACCGCGAACCGGAGCCGGATTTATTCGTTTCGACGGCCTCAGCGATGGGTCATCTGCTTACACGGCGAGCGTCCAGCAGACCGTGGTCATTCCGGTCGGCAGTAATGCGGTGCTCAGATACTATTTGAAAGCCGGCATGCTGACTGCCCCGGCAAATTCGGCGGTTACAATTTCTCTGGGAGGCACGGTTGTCCAAACGATCAACGAGCCGGCGGTCGCGGACAATGATTATGTGCTCCGGTTCGTCGATCTGTCGGCATTCGCGGACGGAGTGCCGCGGACGCTGAGTTTTAACTACACACGTCCTGCGGGAACATCCGGAAGCGATGTGGTCATGATCGACGACGCCGCCCTCGGCATTAATTGCGGCGAAACGGCCGCATCCATTACCGGCAGGGTACTAACCCCGAACGGCCTCGGCGTGCAGAACGCAGTGGTAGTCCTGATCGACCCGAACGGCCTCCGTCGCATCGCGACCACCAGTTCGTTCGGCATTTTCACATTCGAAAATGTCCCGGCGACACAGGTCTACATGATCGGCGTCCGCTCAAAACGCTACCGCTACCCAACCCGAAGCATGCTCGTCACCGCCAACATGACGAACATCGATTTCTGGGGACTTCAGTAGTAGAAAACAAAATGCCCCGCGTTGATCGCTAGATCAACGCGGGGCGTAATTTTAAGGCTTTCGACTGGAGCTCAAGCATTTTGCTTGCCAACGCCGGTTCCTCCGGCGTAATCGGCTTCTGACTGGAACGCGGCCGCCCTCGGCTGCAACGCCGGTTCCTCCGGCGTGACCGACGTTAGTATCTTCCAAATCGATCAATAACCCCGGCCATCAGCGTCCTCAAAGCAGGACGCTTGCAGGCGAGGGCGCCTGCGTTCCCGGCTTTGTGAACGGAATTACAATTTTGTGCCATTTAACAGCTATTTAAGGTGCTGTTTTCCGGCGGGTTGAATATGGTCGTCAGGTTGTCTAGGGTATTCAATAAAGAGACCATGGCACCAAAGTTCATAAGTCATATTGCCGATTCGTTAGGGCTGACCGTAGAGGTCGAGTTTTTGACGGGCGGCGAAAAGCGGCTGCGGGTTTACAAGGGTGCGAAGCTGATCTTCGTCGGATCAACACCGGCGGTCGAAAAGTTCCTGAGCCGCTACACCCATGTTCCCCCAACCATTCACCGGCCGCTCGAGATCAATGAAAATAGCTATAAAGACTGACGACTGGAGCGGCAAGCATCCCTGCTTGCCACACCGAGGCTTCCTCGGTGTTATAAACTCTTGATTTTCGCAAGCTGGTGTCACCCTTAAACCTTAACTCTTAACGCCGGAGGAACCGGCGTGGCAGGCAGGGATGCTTGCCGCTCCAGTCGAGCATCGCTCATTTATATCTTGACCCGCGGCCGACCGTTACGGTGCGGTTCAGGTCGAGGAGTAGGACGCCGTCGTTATCTAGTTCCGCACCTTCGAAAAGCAGTGTCCTGTCGATCTGCAGGCGGAAGTGCTGGCAGAATGCCGATGCCGAGATGCGGTGATAGTCGCCTGAGCTGCCGTGCTTTTTGACGCGGAATGCGTAGCTTTTGTGCGGATCGACCGGCTTGATGCCGATGATCCGGCGATTGCCGTCATAGAGCATTTCGACCGCCGGGTGTCGATCGATCGCATCGAATGCCTTTCCATTTAGATAGATAACGTGCCGCGGGCCGATCGTCACCCGCAATCCGGGCCGAGCCGTCCTGCCATGCTGCCTTCCTTCGAATCTGGTCCATTTGCTGTTCATAATTCTTGCCTCCTGATAGTTCGTACAGCCAGAATTATCCCGAAACCAAATTCGAATTGAAATGCCATTTTTCTCACATTGATAGGTTATGCACAAAATGACATGTTTTTCTCAGATTGATATGTTTTGCGTACTTTTTGGTGAGAACAGCTAGTTCGCTCAATGAACGGCGAGAACGGCAAGGGGATCTTGTCGACGATAAGGTGGATCGTTGAAGAATACCTGAGCATATTTTCGCCAAAAAGCACCTTTACCAAACTGGCAAACACCTATACCAAACGCTGGGAATACACTCGACCAAAAAGGGCTGGCCGCTCGACCAATGATCTGGTTATTTTGTCTGGTAAAGTCCCGCGCATATAAGGGCATAAATAAACTTGACAACAACACACTCAACTATTATCATTTCTCCATGCTCAACTAAATGATTTTTATTAGAGCAGTGGCAATCATAATTTTTGGAGAGTAAATATATGAGCAAAATTATCGGTATCGATCTGGGAACGACCAATTCGGTCGTCGCCGTGATGGAAGGCGGCGAGCCCGTCGTCATCACGAACAGCGAAGGCGGACGTACAACTCCGTCGGTCGTTGCATTCACAAAGGACGGCAATCGTTTGGTCGGCCAGGTCGCCAAGCGTCAGGCCGTTACAAATCCTGAGAACACGCTTTATTCGATCAAGCGTTTTATGGGCCGCAAGTACGATGAGGTCAACTCGGAGATCAAACAGGTTCCATACAAGGTAGAAAAGGCTTCGAATGGCGACGTGCGTATCGACGCCGAAGGCAAGCAGTACAGCCCGCCCGAGATCGCAGCGATGGTGCTTCAGAAACTGAAGCAGTCAGCCGAAGATTACCTCGGGTCAAAAGTCGACAAGGCTGTAATTACTGTGCCTGCTTACTTTAACGACGCTCAGCGGCAGGCAACGAAGGACGCCGGCAAGGTTGCCGGACTCGAAGTTCTACGTATCGTCAATGAGCCGACCGCGGCCGCTTTGGCGTACGGTTTGGACAAGAAAAAGGATGAGATCATCGCGGTCTTTGACTTCGGCGGCGGTACTTTTGACATCTCGGTCCTCGAGGTTGGCGAAGGCGTTGTCGAGGTAAAATCGACCAACGGCGACACTCACCTCGGCGGTGATGACGTGGATGAGATCCTCGTTAGCTGGATCATCGATGAGTTCAAAAAAGATCAGGGGATCGACCTCCATAACGACAAAATGGCCCTTCAGAGGCTGAAAGAAGCCGGTGAAAAGGCCAAGGTCGAGCTCTCGTCGGCGATGGAAACGGAGATCAATCTGCCGTTCATCACGGCGGATGCTAGCGGTCCGAAGCATTTGGTGATGAAGCTCACGCGTTCGAAGTTCGAGCAGCTCGTCGAGCCCGTCCTCAAACGCTTGATGCCGCCGGTCGAGCAGGCCATCAAAGACGCCGGATTGACCGCCAAGGATATCGAGGAGATCGTACTGGTCGGCGGTTCGACGCGTATTCCTAAGGTCCAGGAAATGGTCAAGAACTTCTTCGGAAAAGAGCCGAATAAATCGGTCAACCCGGATGAGGTCGTGGCTCTCGGAGCAGCGGTTCAGGCCGGTGTTCTGGGCGGTGAGAAGACCGACATTCTCCTGCTCGACGTAACGCCGTTGACGCTGGGAATCGAGACCTTTGGTGGCGTAGCAACGCCGATGATCCAGAAGAACACGACCATTCCGACGCGTAAGTCGGAGATCTTTTCGACCGCTTCGGACAACCAGACTTCGGTTGAGGTCCACGTGCTCCAGGGCGAACGCCCGATGGCAGGGGATAACAAAACGCTCGGTAAATTTCACCTGGTCGGCATTCCACCCGCACCGCGCGGGGTGCCGCAGGTCGAGGTTACGTTCGACATCGATGCCAACGGCATCGTGAACGTATCTGCTAAAGACGTCGGCACAGGCCGCGAGCAGAAGATCACGATCACCGCTTCGTCGGGCCTCTCGAAGGAGGAGATCGACCGGATGATGAAGGATGCCGAGTCGCATGCCGGTGAGGACGAAAAGAAAAAGGCCGTGATCGAAGGCCGAAACCGTCTGGACGGTTTGGTTTACAGCGTTGAAAAGACCATGTCCGAGAACAAAGATAAGGTCGATGCTGCAGCCGCCGGCGAGATCGAAGCCGCGATCGCCGAATCCAAAACCGCCCTCAGCGGCGAGGATGTCGACGCGATGAACAATGCCTTCGAGCGTCTGCAAACTGCTTCGCACAAGCTGGCCGAGGCGATCTATAGCCAGACGCCGCCACCTGAAGCGGACGGCGGTGCCGGTGATCAGGCGTCTTCTGCCGCAGCTGGTGCCGATAGTGATGGTGGGGCTTCTGCAAGCGATGATAACGTCATTGATGCCGAGTATGTTGACGTGGAAGATGAGA
Encoded proteins:
- a CDS encoding CDP-alcohol phosphatidyltransferase family protein; this translates as MASNISTQVLTVANMLTFLRIGLIPVFAILLVYHREGWALIVFTIAGVSDGIDGFIARRMKQESELGTIIDPIADKLLMTTAFVMLTLSSVVGNERHLPIPFWVTACVIGRDIGIITIAGTINVMTGFRGFKPSWLGKASTFVQVLGVILIMIAAVFPQLRGFYLPTVYTTVAFFAVVSGIHYIFQVARLRREEEAAKAAD
- the dnaK gene encoding molecular chaperone DnaK, translated to MSKIIGIDLGTTNSVVAVMEGGEPVVITNSEGGRTTPSVVAFTKDGNRLVGQVAKRQAVTNPENTLYSIKRFMGRKYDEVNSEIKQVPYKVEKASNGDVRIDAEGKQYSPPEIAAMVLQKLKQSAEDYLGSKVDKAVITVPAYFNDAQRQATKDAGKVAGLEVLRIVNEPTAAALAYGLDKKKDEIIAVFDFGGGTFDISVLEVGEGVVEVKSTNGDTHLGGDDVDEILVSWIIDEFKKDQGIDLHNDKMALQRLKEAGEKAKVELSSAMETEINLPFITADASGPKHLVMKLTRSKFEQLVEPVLKRLMPPVEQAIKDAGLTAKDIEEIVLVGGSTRIPKVQEMVKNFFGKEPNKSVNPDEVVALGAAVQAGVLGGEKTDILLLDVTPLTLGIETFGGVATPMIQKNTTIPTRKSEIFSTASDNQTSVEVHVLQGERPMAGDNKTLGKFHLVGIPPAPRGVPQVEVTFDIDANGIVNVSAKDVGTGREQKITITASSGLSKEEIDRMMKDAESHAGEDEKKKAVIEGRNRLDGLVYSVEKTMSENKDKVDAAAAGEIEAAIAESKTALSGEDVDAMNNAFERLQTASHKLAEAIYSQTPPPEADGGAGDQASSAAAGADSDGGASASDDNVIDAEYVDVEDEKK
- a CDS encoding carboxypeptidase regulatory-like domain-containing protein → MVPNIHKLKLIVLALFILGSLIIVFTGDRSATEVEARSNGSPNARTGAPSEQTCTSCHNSNSGPGTIQILAPATYTPGQTIQITVTQATTDTTRRAWGFQLTALDTATNSKAGTLTATTSFTAVANSSTRQYMNQSGTGVFRGQANGATWTFNWTAPAASVGPVKFYAAGLQADNQDDDTGDQMFLTNLTLSPGAAATPTPTPTPLPPTPTPTPTPLPPTPTPTPTPTPLPPTPTPTPTPLPPTPTPTPLPPTPTPTPTPMPTPTPTPACLPNANALQDGGFESTNAFVNPSWTSVSTTGSTLCSGAGCGLGAVPRTGAGFIRFDGLSDGSSAYTASVQQTVVIPVGSNAVLRYYLKAGMLTAPANSAVTISLGGTVVQTINEPAVADNDYVLRFVDLSAFADGVPRTLSFNYTRPAGTSGSDVVMIDDAALGINCGETAASITGRVLTPNGLGVQNAVVVLIDPNGLRRIATTSSFGIFTFENVPATQVYMIGVRSKRYRYPTRSMLVTANMTNIDFWGLQ
- a CDS encoding cation transporter, which encodes MISRGRRLAYLTIIWNSLEGILAVGAGILAGSIALVGFGVDSVIEVSSGAIILWRLVAGDRREKLALRLVGISFLALATYVGFDALKSLAYRELPEASYAGIGIAALSLVVMPWLARAKRKVAASLNSKAMHADSRQTDLCTYLSAILLGGLLLNAIFGWWWADPVAALIMVPIISKEGVDALRGETCDNCHCG